GCCGCGTCGTCCCAGAGATTGGCCGACAGCACCAGCATCGATTTCGGCGCCAGGATCACCGGCACCCCCGGCACGGCCAGCGCGTAACCGTCGACGGCAATCCCGAAATGGTAGATCCTGTCGCCGTCATAGCGACTGAAACGGCGCTGCAGCTCTTCCTTCAGCACCGCCTCCCACTCTTCCGCCGTCGCCTGGCGCGAGGGTGGAATGTCCTTGGCGTTCTTCGCGACGACGATGGTGTAGCCCAGCCGGAAGTCACCCAGCGGCACCGGCGGCTCGTCCAGATCGTCCTTGCCGGCACAGCCGGCGACAAGCGCCAGACCGGCGACGAACAGGAGGAGCCGGAGGGTCGTGAACAGGCCGCGCATGTGGGTCCTCAAGATATGGTATGGTCCTCAGGGGATACCCCGACGAGGGCACTCACGCAACGCCCGCACTCAGGTGAAGCGGTTGTCTCTGGGGAAGCCGCGCGGGGCCATCCGGCCACTGCCCGCGCGCTTGCCCAGCCAGTCGGTCAGGTCGGTCTCGGTGCGGGTCCGCCCGGCAGGATCGTGCCAGCTGAGCCCGTCGGCCAGGGTGAAGGTGGTGGCATCCGCAAGCCCGCCATCCTTGTATTTCTGCAGCCGCACGCCCTTGCCGCGCCCCATCTCGGGCAGCTCCTCCAGCGGGAAGACCAGCACCTTGCGGTTCTGCCCGACACAGGCGACGTGATCGCCATGCACCGGCACGCAGACCCGCGCCACGGCAGGTGCCCTGACATTCAGCGCCTGCTTGCCCGCCCGGGTCTGGGCCAGCACATCGTCGCCGGCCACCAGGAAGCCGTCGCCCGCACTGGAGGCCACCAACAGCTTTTCGCCGGGGCGGTGGATGAACAGCGCGACGATCTCGCTTTCATTCGGCAGGTCGACCATCAGCCGGACCGGCTCGCCCATGCCGCGCCCGCCCGGAAGCTGCACCACGGGCAAGGTGTAGAACCGCCCATTGGCCCCGAACAGGATCAGCTTGTCGGTGGTCTCGGCCTGGATCAGGAAGCGACCCTCGTCGCCATCCTTGAACTTCAGCGCGGACCCGTCGGCCAGATGGCCTTTCATCGCCCGGATCCAGCCCATCTTCGAGCAGACCACCGTCACCGGCTCGCGCTCGATCATCGCCTCGATCGGCACTTCGGCCACCTCGGCGGCCTCGGCAAACACGGTCCGCCGCGCCCCGCCCGGCGCCCTGGCACCGAAGTTCTTGCGCACCTCGCGCAGCTCTTCGGCGATCCGCTTCCACTGGATCTCCTCCTGCCCCAGCAGCTCGAGCAGCCCCGCGCGCTCCTCGGTCAGCCGGTCGCGCTCGGCGGTCAGCTCTATCTCCTCGAGCCTGCGCAGCGAGCGCAGCCGCATGTTGAGGATCGCCTCGGCCTGCACCTCGGTCAGGCCCCCGGGGCCCGCGGCGGGCAGCGGCGAGACATAGTCGCGCTCGGACATCGCCCTGGCATGGGGCCGCGTCCAGTCCTCGGCCATCAGCGCGGCCTTGGGGTCGTCGTCATAGCGGATGATGTCGATCACCCGGTCAAGGTTGAGGAAGGCGATCAGCAGGCCGGCCAGCACCTCGAGCCGGTGGTCGATCTTGTCGAGCCGGTGCTGCGAGCGCCGGATCAGCACCTCGCGCCGGTGATCGAGGAAGGCGCGCAGCACCTCCTTGAGCGAACAGACCTTGGGCGTGCGGCCGTCAATCAGCACGTTCATGTTCAGGCTGAACCGGATCTCGAGATCGGAATTCCGGAACAGCGTGCTCATCAGCACTTCGGGATCGACATTGCGAGAGCGGGGCTCCAGCACCAGCCGCACATCCTCGGCGCTCTCGTCGCGGACATCGGCGAGGATCGGGATCTTCTTGGTCTGGATCAGGTCGGCAATGCGCTCGATCAGCTTCGACTTCTGCACCTGATAGGGGATCTCGGTGACCACCACCTGCCACTGGCCGCGGCCCAGATCCTCGATTTCCCAGCGGGCACGCAGCCGGAAGCTGCCGCGTCCGGTGCGATAGGCCTGGGCGATGCTGTCCTTCGGCTCGACGATGACGCCGCCGGTCGGGAAATCGGGCCCCGGCACATATTGCAGCAGGGTGTCGTCCTGGGCGTCGGGGGCCTTGATCAGGTGCAGGCAGGCACCGACCAGATCGTCGATGTTATGCGGCGGGATATTCGTCGCCATGCCGACCGCGATGCCGCTCGACCCGTTCGCCAGAAGGTTCGGGAAGGCCGCGGGCAGCACCGCGGGCTCTTCGAGGGTGCCGTCGTAATTGGGCCGGAAATCGACCGCGTTTTCCGACAGCCCCTCCATCAGGGCCTCGGCGGCGGCGGTCAGGCGGGCCTCGGTATAGCGGCTGGCGGCGGGGTTGTCGCCGTCGATATTGCCGAAGTTCCCCTGCCCGTCGACCAGCGGGTAACGGACGTTGAAATCCTGCGCCAGACGCGCCATCGCATCGTAGATCGCGGCATCGCCATGGGGGTGATAGTTGCCCATCACGTCGCCCGAGATCTTGGCCGATTTCCGGAAGCCCCCGGTCGCGGTCAGCTTGAGTTCACGCATCGCGAACAGGATGCGCCGGTGCACGGGCTTCATCCCGTCCCGGGCATCGGGCAGCGCCCGGTCCATGATCGTGGACAGCGCATAGGTCAGGTACCGTTCGCCGATGGCGCGGCGCAGCGGTTCGGACAGGGCGTCGTGCTTGGGATCTTCGGTGGCGTCGGACATGGCGGGTGTGTAAAGCGGAGCCCGGAAAGGGTCCAGAGGCGAGTGCGCGGGCAATGACAGGAAAGTCGGTTCTGATCACCGGATGCGCCTCGGGCATCGGCCATGACGCCACCCATGCCCTGAAAGCGCGCGGATGGCGGGTCTTCGCCACCTGCCGGCAGGCGGCCGATTGCGACCGGCTCGCCGCCGAAGGGCTCGAGAGCCTTCAGCTCGATTACGCCAGCGAGGACAGCATCGCCACGGCCCTCGACGAGGTTCTGTCGCGCACCGGCGGCAGGCTCGACGCGCTTTACAACAACGGCGCCTTCGCCTGCCCGGGCGCGGTCGAGGATCTGCCGCGCGACGCCCTGCGCGAGATCTTCGAGACCAATCTCTTCGGGGTCCATGACCTTACCCGGCGGGTCATTCCCGCGATGCGGGCGCAGGGCCACGGCCGGATCGTCAACTGCTCATCGGTGCTGGGCCTCGTGCCGCTGAAATGGCGCGGCGCCTATTCGGCGACGAAATACGCGCTGGAAGGGCTGACCGACACGCTGCGGCTCGAGATGCGCGACACGCCGATCCGGGTGATCCTGATCGAGCCCGGCCCGGTGACCTCGAAGATCCGGGTGAACTCGATCCCGCATTTCGAACGCTGGATCGACTGGCAGAACAGCGCCCGGGCCGACCAGTACCGGAATACCCTGCTGACCCGGCTTTACGAGGATCGCGGCCGCGACTTTTTCGAACTGCCGCCCTCGGCAGTCAGCCGCAAGCTGATCCATGCGCTGGAATCGCCGCGCCCGAGGCCGCGCTATTTCGTGACCGCGCCGACCCATCTGATGAACCTCGCCCGGCGCCTGCTGCCGACCCCCGCGCTCGACTGGCTGATCGACAAGGGATAGGGGCGGCGCAGCGGAGCGCCTCGAGACGCCCTGCCCCATGGGAAACAAAACGCCCAAAGGCAGCCCCTGCGGCGAAATATACTTACTCGACGCTTTTTGTCTGTTCCGCCGGTTTCAGACTCGCTAACACTCTCCGGAACCATTGACTTGCCCCGGCGAGCGGGGCGCGACTGCAAGGGAGACACACGCCGATGAAGGTCATTGTGCCTGTTAAGCGGGTGATCGACTACAACGTGAAGGTCCGCGTGAAGGCGGACGGCACGGGGGTCGATCTCGCCAACGTCAAGATGTCGATGAACCCGTTCGACGAGATCGCCGTCGAAGAGGCGATCCGCCTGAAGGAAAAGGGCCAGGCCACCGAGATCGTCGCGGTCTCGATCGGGGTCAAGCAGGCCCAGGAAACCCTGCGCACCGCGCTGGCCATGGGCGCCGACCGGGCGATCCTGGTGGTCGCGGCCGAGGATATCCATGACGATATCGAACCGCTGGCGGTGGCAAAGATCCTCAAGGCGGTGGTCGATGAGGAACAGCCCGGGCTGGTGCTCTGCGGCAAGCAGGCGATCGACAATGACATGAACGCGACCGGCCAGATGCTGTCGGCGCTTCTGGGCTGGAGCCAGGGCACCTTCGCCTCCAAGCTCGAGATCGACGGCGACACGGCCCAGGTCACGCGCGAGGTCGATGGCGGGCTGCAGACCATCAAGGTCAAGCTGCCGGCCATCGTTTCGGTCGATTTGCGCCTCAACGAGCCGCGCTATGCCTCGCTGCCCAACATCATGAAGGCCAAGAAGAAGCCGCTCGACGAGAAGACGCCCGCCGATTACGGCGTCGATACCGCGCCGCGGCTGACCGTGCTGAAGACCGCCGAACCGCGCGAGCGCAAGGCCGGCGTCATGGTGGCCTCGGTGGACGAGCTTCTGACGAAACTGAAAGACGAAGCGGGGGTGCTCTGAGATGGCCGTTCTTCTGCTTGCCGAAGTCACCGGGGGCGAGTTGCAGCTTGACGCGACCGCCAAGGCCGTGAGTGCCGCGAAGACCCTGGGCGAGGTGACCGCGCTTTGCGTCGGCGAACATGCCAGGGCCGCGGGCGAGGCCGCTGCCAAGATCGAGGGCGTGGCCAAGGTGCTGGTCGCCGAGGATGCGATCTATGGCCACCGCCTGGCGGAACCCACCGCAGATCTGATCGTGTCTCTGGCCGGGGCGTATGACCACATCGTGGCGCCGGCCACCACGGACGCCAAGAACATCATGCCGCGCGTCGCCGCGCTGCTTGACGTGATGGTGATCTCGGATGTCGTGGCCGTGGTCGATGCCGACACTTTCGACCGCCCGATCTATGCCGGCAACGCGATCCAGACCGTGAAATCCTCGGATGCCAAAAAGGTCATGACGATCCGCACCTCGACCTTCGAGGCGGCGGGCGAAGGCGACGCGGCACCGGTCGAGGATATCGCGGCGACCGGCAATCCGTCCCTCTCGGAATGGGTTGGCGACACCGCGGCCGAAAGCGACCGCCCCGAACTGACCTCGGCCGGCGTGATCGTGTCGGGCGGACGCGGCGTCGGCTCGGAAGAGAACTTCAAGCTGATCGAGGCGCTGGCCGACAAGCTGGGCGCGGCGGTCGGCGCCTCGCGTGCCGCCGTCGACAGCGGTTTTGCCCCGAACGACTGGCAGGTCGGTCAGACCGGCAAGGTGGTGGCCCCCGAGCTTTACATCGCGGTGGGCATTTCCGGGGCGATCCAGCACCTCGCGGGGATGAAGGATTCCAAGGTCATCGTCGCCATCAACAAGGACGAGGAAGCCCCGATCTTCCAGGTCGCGGATTACGGCCTCGTTGCCGATCTGTTCGACGCCGTGCCCGACCTGACCGCCAAGCTCTGAGAGAGCGCCGCGCGCATCGCAAGGCCCGCCGGTTCCCTCCGGCGGGCCTTTTTCGAACCAGGGATGCCAAGGCGGGACGGGATCAGATCGCGTGAAGGTCGCGCAGCGTCCCGCTCAGAACCTCGGCCAGTTCCTCATGCACCGCGGGCCCCGGCAACGAGGCGGCCGCCGCCTCATCCGCTTCGCCATGCACCATGCCCTCGGCCCCGCGGGCCAGCGCCTCCGGGCTCGGCTCGAATTCGACGACCCGGGTGAAATAGGACCGGACCGTATCCAGCATGTGCTGGGTCACGAATAACGGGTCCTCGCCCAGCCCGTCGCAGGGCTGTCCGTATCCCGGGGGCCGGCCCGGCAGCCACAGCAGTATCTTGTCTCCCGGGACCCGCCCGGCAAGTTTGCGCA
The genomic region above belongs to Rhodovulum sulfidophilum DSM 1374 and contains:
- a CDS encoding electron transfer flavoprotein subunit beta/FixA family protein — translated: MKVIVPVKRVIDYNVKVRVKADGTGVDLANVKMSMNPFDEIAVEEAIRLKEKGQATEIVAVSIGVKQAQETLRTALAMGADRAILVVAAEDIHDDIEPLAVAKILKAVVDEEQPGLVLCGKQAIDNDMNATGQMLSALLGWSQGTFASKLEIDGDTAQVTREVDGGLQTIKVKLPAIVSVDLRLNEPRYASLPNIMKAKKKPLDEKTPADYGVDTAPRLTVLKTAEPRERKAGVMVASVDELLTKLKDEAGVL
- a CDS encoding DNA topoisomerase IV subunit A, with amino-acid sequence MSDATEDPKHDALSEPLRRAIGERYLTYALSTIMDRALPDARDGMKPVHRRILFAMRELKLTATGGFRKSAKISGDVMGNYHPHGDAAIYDAMARLAQDFNVRYPLVDGQGNFGNIDGDNPAASRYTEARLTAAAEALMEGLSENAVDFRPNYDGTLEEPAVLPAAFPNLLANGSSGIAVGMATNIPPHNIDDLVGACLHLIKAPDAQDDTLLQYVPGPDFPTGGVIVEPKDSIAQAYRTGRGSFRLRARWEIEDLGRGQWQVVVTEIPYQVQKSKLIERIADLIQTKKIPILADVRDESAEDVRLVLEPRSRNVDPEVLMSTLFRNSDLEIRFSLNMNVLIDGRTPKVCSLKEVLRAFLDHRREVLIRRSQHRLDKIDHRLEVLAGLLIAFLNLDRVIDIIRYDDDPKAALMAEDWTRPHARAMSERDYVSPLPAAGPGGLTEVQAEAILNMRLRSLRRLEEIELTAERDRLTEERAGLLELLGQEEIQWKRIAEELREVRKNFGARAPGGARRTVFAEAAEVAEVPIEAMIEREPVTVVCSKMGWIRAMKGHLADGSALKFKDGDEGRFLIQAETTDKLILFGANGRFYTLPVVQLPGGRGMGEPVRLMVDLPNESEIVALFIHRPGEKLLVASSAGDGFLVAGDDVLAQTRAGKQALNVRAPAVARVCVPVHGDHVACVGQNRKVLVFPLEELPEMGRGKGVRLQKYKDGGLADATTFTLADGLSWHDPAGRTRTETDLTDWLGKRAGSGRMAPRGFPRDNRFT
- a CDS encoding SDR family NAD(P)-dependent oxidoreductase encodes the protein MTGKSVLITGCASGIGHDATHALKARGWRVFATCRQAADCDRLAAEGLESLQLDYASEDSIATALDEVLSRTGGRLDALYNNGAFACPGAVEDLPRDALREIFETNLFGVHDLTRRVIPAMRAQGHGRIVNCSSVLGLVPLKWRGAYSATKYALEGLTDTLRLEMRDTPIRVILIEPGPVTSKIRVNSIPHFERWIDWQNSARADQYRNTLLTRLYEDRGRDFFELPPSAVSRKLIHALESPRPRPRYFVTAPTHLMNLARRLLPTPALDWLIDKG
- a CDS encoding electron transfer flavoprotein subunit alpha/FixB family protein is translated as MAVLLLAEVTGGELQLDATAKAVSAAKTLGEVTALCVGEHARAAGEAAAKIEGVAKVLVAEDAIYGHRLAEPTADLIVSLAGAYDHIVAPATTDAKNIMPRVAALLDVMVISDVVAVVDADTFDRPIYAGNAIQTVKSSDAKKVMTIRTSTFEAAGEGDAAPVEDIAATGNPSLSEWVGDTAAESDRPELTSAGVIVSGGRGVGSEENFKLIEALADKLGAAVGASRAAVDSGFAPNDWQVGQTGKVVAPELYIAVGISGAIQHLAGMKDSKVIVAINKDEEAPIFQVADYGLVADLFDAVPDLTAKL